The proteins below come from a single Juglans regia cultivar Chandler chromosome 12, Walnut 2.0, whole genome shotgun sequence genomic window:
- the LOC108981492 gene encoding actin-depolymerizing factor-like, translating into MSYRGRGTNASSGMGVAEQSMTTYLELQRKKVHRYVIFKIDEKKKEVVVEKTGGPAESYDDLTASLPENDCRYAVYDYDFVTSENCQKSKIFFIAWSPAVSRIRAKMLYATSKERFRRELAGIHYEIQATDPTEMDLEVLRDRAN; encoded by the exons ATGTCTTACCGGGGGAGGGGG ACAAATGCTTCCTCTGGCATGGGCGTTGCTGAGCAAAGCATGACCACGTACCTTGAACTGCAGAGGAAGAAGGTGCACCGCTATGTAATTTTCAAGattgatgagaagaaaaaagaggttGTGGTCGAAAAAACTGGAGGCCCAGCTGAAAGCTACGATGACTTAACTGCATCTTTGCCAGAGAATGATTGCCGATATGCAGTTTATGACTATGACTTTGTGACTTCTGAGAACTGCCAGAAGagcaagatattttttattgcatG GTCTCCTGCTGTATCTAGAATCCGTGCTAAGATGCTCTATGCAACATCAAAGGAAAGGTTCAGAAGGGAGCTGGCGGGCATCCATTATGAGATTCAGGCAACAGACCCAACTGAAATGGATCTTGAAGTCCTCAGAGACCGCGCAAACTAA